A window of the Chlorocebus sabaeus isolate Y175 chromosome 8, mChlSab1.0.hap1, whole genome shotgun sequence genome harbors these coding sequences:
- the PUF60 gene encoding poly(U)-binding-splicing factor PUF60 isoform X5 — MATATIALQVNGQQGGGSEPAAAAAVVAAGDKWKPPQGTDSIKMENGQSTAAKLGLPPLTPEQQEALQKAKKYAMEQSIKSVLVKQTIAHQQQQLTNLQMAAQRQRALAIMCRVYVGSIYYELGEDTIRQAFAPFGPIKSIDMSWDSVTMKHKGFAFVEYEVPEAAQLALEQMNSVMLGGRNIKVGRPSNIGQAQPIIDQLAEEARAFNRIYVASVHQDLSDDDIKSVFEAFGKIKSCTLARDPTTGKHKGYGFIEYEKAQSSQDAVSSMNLFDLGGQYLRVGKAVTPPMPLLTPATPGGLPPAAAVAAAAATAKITAQEAVAGAAVLGTLGTPGLVSPALTLAQPLGTLPQAVMAAQAPGVITGVTPARPPIPVTIPSVGVVNPILASPPTLGLLEPKKEKEEEELFPESERPEMLSEQEHMSISGSSARHMVMQKLLRKQESTVMVLRNMVDPKDIDDDLEGEVTEECGKFGAVNRVIIYQEKQGEEEDAEIIVKIFVEFSIASETHKAIQALNGRWFAGRKVVAEVYDQERFDNSDLSA, encoded by the exons ATGGCGACGGCGACCATAGCTCTC CAGGTCAATGGCCAGCAAGGAGGGGGGTCCgagccggcggcggcggcggcagtggTGGCAGCGGGAGACAAATGGAAACCTCCACAG GGCACAGACTCCATCAAGATGGAGAACGGGCAGAGCACAGCCGCCAAGCTGGGGCTGCCTCCCCTGACGCCCGAGCAGCAGGAGGCCCTTCAGAAG GCCAAGAAGTACGCCATGGAGCAGAGCATCAAGAGCGTGCTGGTGAAGCAGACCATCGcgcaccagcagcagcagctcacCAACCTGCAG ATGGCGGCTCAGCGGCAGCGGGCGCTGGCCATCATGTGCCGTGTCTACGTGGGCTCAATCTACTACGAGCTGGGGGAGGACACCATCCGCCAGGCCTTTGCCCCTTTTGGTCCCATCAAGAGCATCGACATGTCCTGGGACTCTGTCACCATGAAGCACAAG GGTTTTGCCTTCGTGGAGTATGAGGTCCCTGAAGCTGCACAGCTGGCCTTGGAGCAGATGAACTCGGTGATGCTGGGGGGCAGGAATATCAAG GTGGGCAGACCCAGCAACATAGGGCAGGCCCAGCCCATCATAGACCAGCTGGCTGAGGAGGCACGGGCCTTCAACCGCATCTACGTGGCCTCTGTGCACCAGGACCTCTCAGACGATGACATTAAGAGTGTGTTTGAGGCTTTTGGCAAGATCAAGTCTTGCACACTGGCCCGGGACCCCACAACTGGCAAGCACAAGGGCTATGGCTTCATTG AGTACGAGAAGGCCCAGTCGTCCCAAGATGCTGTGTCCTCCATGAACCTCTTTGATCTCGGTGGTCAGTACTTGCGGGTGGGCAAGGCCGTCACACCGCCCATGCCCCTACTCACACCGGCCACGCCTGGAGGCCTCCCACCTGCCGCTGCTGTGGCAGCTGCTGCAGCCACTGCCAAGATCACAGCTCAG GAAGCAGTGGCCGGAGCAGCAGTGTTGGGTACCCTGGGCACACCTGGACTGGTGTCCCCAGCACTGACCCTGGCCCAGCCCCTGGGGACTTTGCCCCAGGCTGTCATGGCTGCCCAGGCACCTGGAGTCATCACAG GTGTGACCCCAGCCCGTCCTCCTATTCCGGTCACCATCCCCTCAGTGGGAGTGGTGAACCCCATCCTGGCCAGCCCTCCGACGCTGGGTCTCCTGGAGcccaagaaggagaaggaagaagaggagttgTTTCCCGAGTCAGAGCGGCCAGAGATGCTGAGCGAGCAGGAGCACATGAGCATCTCGGGCAGCAGCGCCCGCCACATGGTGATGCAGAAGCTGCTCCGCAAACAGGAG TCCACAGTGATGGTTCTGCGCAACATGGTGGACCCCAAGGACATCGATGATGACCTGGAAGGGGAGGTGACAGAGGAGTGTGGCAAGTTCGGGGCCGTGAACCGCGTCATCATCTACCAAGAGAAACAAGGCGAGGAGGAAGATGCGGAAATCATTGTCAAGATCTTTGTGGAGTTTTCCATAGCCTCCGAGACTCATAAGGCCATCCAGGCTCTCAATGGGCGCTGGTTTGCTGGCCGCAAGGTGGTGGCTGAAGTGTACGACCAGGAGCGTTTTGATAACAGTGACCTCTCTGCGTGA
- the PUF60 gene encoding poly(U)-binding-splicing factor PUF60 isoform X2: MATATIALQVNGQQGGGSEPAAAAAVVAAGDKWKPPQGTDSIKMENGQSTAAKLGLPPLTPEQQEALQKAKKYAMEQSIKSVLVKQTIAHQQQQLTNLQMAAVTMGFGDPLSPLQSMAAQRQRALAIMCRVYVGSIYYELGEDTIRQAFAPFGPIKSIDMSWDSVTMKHKGFAFVEYEVPEAAQLALEQMNSVMLGGRNIKVGRPSNIGQAQPIIDQLAEEARAFNRIYVASVHQDLSDDDIKSVFEAFGKIKSCTLARDPTTGKHKGYGFIEYEKAQSSQDAVSSMNLFDLGGQYLRVGKAVTPPMPLLTPATPGGLPPAAAVAAAAATAKITAQEAVAGAAVLGTLGTPGLVSPALTLAQPLGTLPQAVMAAQAPGVITGVTPARPPIPVTIPSVGVVNPILASPPTLGLLEPKKEKEEEELFPESERPEMLSEQEHMSISGSSARHMVMQKLLRKQESTVMVLRNMVDPKDIDDDLEGEVTEECGKFGAVNRVIIYQEKQGEEEDAEIIVKIFVEFSIASETHKAIQALNGRWFAGRKVVAEVYDQERFDNSDLSA; this comes from the exons ATGGCGACGGCGACCATAGCTCTC CAGGTCAATGGCCAGCAAGGAGGGGGGTCCgagccggcggcggcggcggcagtggTGGCAGCGGGAGACAAATGGAAACCTCCACAG GGCACAGACTCCATCAAGATGGAGAACGGGCAGAGCACAGCCGCCAAGCTGGGGCTGCCTCCCCTGACGCCCGAGCAGCAGGAGGCCCTTCAGAAG GCCAAGAAGTACGCCATGGAGCAGAGCATCAAGAGCGTGCTGGTGAAGCAGACCATCGcgcaccagcagcagcagctcacCAACCTGCAG ATGGCAGCAGTGACAATGGGCTTTGGAGATCCTCTCTCACCTTTGCAATCG ATGGCGGCTCAGCGGCAGCGGGCGCTGGCCATCATGTGCCGTGTCTACGTGGGCTCAATCTACTACGAGCTGGGGGAGGACACCATCCGCCAGGCCTTTGCCCCTTTTGGTCCCATCAAGAGCATCGACATGTCCTGGGACTCTGTCACCATGAAGCACAAG GGTTTTGCCTTCGTGGAGTATGAGGTCCCTGAAGCTGCACAGCTGGCCTTGGAGCAGATGAACTCGGTGATGCTGGGGGGCAGGAATATCAAG GTGGGCAGACCCAGCAACATAGGGCAGGCCCAGCCCATCATAGACCAGCTGGCTGAGGAGGCACGGGCCTTCAACCGCATCTACGTGGCCTCTGTGCACCAGGACCTCTCAGACGATGACATTAAGAGTGTGTTTGAGGCTTTTGGCAAGATCAAGTCTTGCACACTGGCCCGGGACCCCACAACTGGCAAGCACAAGGGCTATGGCTTCATTG AGTACGAGAAGGCCCAGTCGTCCCAAGATGCTGTGTCCTCCATGAACCTCTTTGATCTCGGTGGTCAGTACTTGCGGGTGGGCAAGGCCGTCACACCGCCCATGCCCCTACTCACACCGGCCACGCCTGGAGGCCTCCCACCTGCCGCTGCTGTGGCAGCTGCTGCAGCCACTGCCAAGATCACAGCTCAG GAAGCAGTGGCCGGAGCAGCAGTGTTGGGTACCCTGGGCACACCTGGACTGGTGTCCCCAGCACTGACCCTGGCCCAGCCCCTGGGGACTTTGCCCCAGGCTGTCATGGCTGCCCAGGCACCTGGAGTCATCACAG GTGTGACCCCAGCCCGTCCTCCTATTCCGGTCACCATCCCCTCAGTGGGAGTGGTGAACCCCATCCTGGCCAGCCCTCCGACGCTGGGTCTCCTGGAGcccaagaaggagaaggaagaagaggagttgTTTCCCGAGTCAGAGCGGCCAGAGATGCTGAGCGAGCAGGAGCACATGAGCATCTCGGGCAGCAGCGCCCGCCACATGGTGATGCAGAAGCTGCTCCGCAAACAGGAG TCCACAGTGATGGTTCTGCGCAACATGGTGGACCCCAAGGACATCGATGATGACCTGGAAGGGGAGGTGACAGAGGAGTGTGGCAAGTTCGGGGCCGTGAACCGCGTCATCATCTACCAAGAGAAACAAGGCGAGGAGGAAGATGCGGAAATCATTGTCAAGATCTTTGTGGAGTTTTCCATAGCCTCCGAGACTCATAAGGCCATCCAGGCTCTCAATGGGCGCTGGTTTGCTGGCCGCAAGGTGGTGGCTGAAGTGTACGACCAGGAGCGTTTTGATAACAGTGACCTCTCTGCGTGA
- the PUF60 gene encoding poly(U)-binding-splicing factor PUF60 isoform X3, translated as MATATIALVNGQQGGGSEPAAAAAVVAAGDKWKPPQGTDSIKMENGQSTAAKLGLPPLTPEQQEALQKAKKYAMEQSIKSVLVKQTIAHQQQQLTNLQMAAVTMGFGDPLSPLQSMAAQRQRALAIMCRVYVGSIYYELGEDTIRQAFAPFGPIKSIDMSWDSVTMKHKGFAFVEYEVPEAAQLALEQMNSVMLGGRNIKVGRPSNIGQAQPIIDQLAEEARAFNRIYVASVHQDLSDDDIKSVFEAFGKIKSCTLARDPTTGKHKGYGFIEYEKAQSSQDAVSSMNLFDLGGQYLRVGKAVTPPMPLLTPATPGGLPPAAAVAAAAATAKITAQEAVAGAAVLGTLGTPGLVSPALTLAQPLGTLPQAVMAAQAPGVITGVTPARPPIPVTIPSVGVVNPILASPPTLGLLEPKKEKEEEELFPESERPEMLSEQEHMSISGSSARHMVMQKLLRKQESTVMVLRNMVDPKDIDDDLEGEVTEECGKFGAVNRVIIYQEKQGEEEDAEIIVKIFVEFSIASETHKAIQALNGRWFAGRKVVAEVYDQERFDNSDLSA; from the exons ATGGCGACGGCGACCATAGCTCTC GTCAATGGCCAGCAAGGAGGGGGGTCCgagccggcggcggcggcggcagtggTGGCAGCGGGAGACAAATGGAAACCTCCACAG GGCACAGACTCCATCAAGATGGAGAACGGGCAGAGCACAGCCGCCAAGCTGGGGCTGCCTCCCCTGACGCCCGAGCAGCAGGAGGCCCTTCAGAAG GCCAAGAAGTACGCCATGGAGCAGAGCATCAAGAGCGTGCTGGTGAAGCAGACCATCGcgcaccagcagcagcagctcacCAACCTGCAG ATGGCAGCAGTGACAATGGGCTTTGGAGATCCTCTCTCACCTTTGCAATCG ATGGCGGCTCAGCGGCAGCGGGCGCTGGCCATCATGTGCCGTGTCTACGTGGGCTCAATCTACTACGAGCTGGGGGAGGACACCATCCGCCAGGCCTTTGCCCCTTTTGGTCCCATCAAGAGCATCGACATGTCCTGGGACTCTGTCACCATGAAGCACAAG GGTTTTGCCTTCGTGGAGTATGAGGTCCCTGAAGCTGCACAGCTGGCCTTGGAGCAGATGAACTCGGTGATGCTGGGGGGCAGGAATATCAAG GTGGGCAGACCCAGCAACATAGGGCAGGCCCAGCCCATCATAGACCAGCTGGCTGAGGAGGCACGGGCCTTCAACCGCATCTACGTGGCCTCTGTGCACCAGGACCTCTCAGACGATGACATTAAGAGTGTGTTTGAGGCTTTTGGCAAGATCAAGTCTTGCACACTGGCCCGGGACCCCACAACTGGCAAGCACAAGGGCTATGGCTTCATTG AGTACGAGAAGGCCCAGTCGTCCCAAGATGCTGTGTCCTCCATGAACCTCTTTGATCTCGGTGGTCAGTACTTGCGGGTGGGCAAGGCCGTCACACCGCCCATGCCCCTACTCACACCGGCCACGCCTGGAGGCCTCCCACCTGCCGCTGCTGTGGCAGCTGCTGCAGCCACTGCCAAGATCACAGCTCAG GAAGCAGTGGCCGGAGCAGCAGTGTTGGGTACCCTGGGCACACCTGGACTGGTGTCCCCAGCACTGACCCTGGCCCAGCCCCTGGGGACTTTGCCCCAGGCTGTCATGGCTGCCCAGGCACCTGGAGTCATCACAG GTGTGACCCCAGCCCGTCCTCCTATTCCGGTCACCATCCCCTCAGTGGGAGTGGTGAACCCCATCCTGGCCAGCCCTCCGACGCTGGGTCTCCTGGAGcccaagaaggagaaggaagaagaggagttgTTTCCCGAGTCAGAGCGGCCAGAGATGCTGAGCGAGCAGGAGCACATGAGCATCTCGGGCAGCAGCGCCCGCCACATGGTGATGCAGAAGCTGCTCCGCAAACAGGAG TCCACAGTGATGGTTCTGCGCAACATGGTGGACCCCAAGGACATCGATGATGACCTGGAAGGGGAGGTGACAGAGGAGTGTGGCAAGTTCGGGGCCGTGAACCGCGTCATCATCTACCAAGAGAAACAAGGCGAGGAGGAAGATGCGGAAATCATTGTCAAGATCTTTGTGGAGTTTTCCATAGCCTCCGAGACTCATAAGGCCATCCAGGCTCTCAATGGGCGCTGGTTTGCTGGCCGCAAGGTGGTGGCTGAAGTGTACGACCAGGAGCGTTTTGATAACAGTGACCTCTCTGCGTGA
- the PUF60 gene encoding poly(U)-binding-splicing factor PUF60 isoform X1 has protein sequence MENGQSTAAKLGLPPLTPEQQEALQKAKKYAMEQSIKSVLVKQTIAHQQQQLTNLQMAAVTMGFGDPLSPLQSMAAQRQRALAIMCRVYVGSIYYELGEDTIRQAFAPFGPIKSIDMSWDSVTMKHKGFAFVEYEVPEAAQLALEQMNSVMLGGRNIKVGRPSNIGQAQPIIDQLAEEARAFNRIYVASVHQDLSDDDIKSVFEAFGKIKSCTLARDPTTGKHKGYGFIEYEKAQSSQDAVSSMNLFDLGGQYLRVGKAVTPPMPLLTPATPGGLPPAAAVAAAAATAKITAQEAVAGAAVLGTLGTPGLVSPALTLAQPLGTLPQAVMAAQAPGVITGVTPARPPIPVTIPSVGVVNPILASPPTLGLLEPKKEKEEEELFPESERPEMLSEQEHMSISGSSARHMVMQKLLRKQESTVMVLRNMVDPKDIDDDLEGEVTEECGKFGAVNRVIIYQEKQGEEEDAEIIVKIFVEFSIASETHKAIQALNGRWFAGRKVVAEVYDQERFDNSDLSA, from the exons ATGGAGAACGGGCAGAGCACAGCCGCCAAGCTGGGGCTGCCTCCCCTGACGCCCGAGCAGCAGGAGGCCCTTCAGAAG GCCAAGAAGTACGCCATGGAGCAGAGCATCAAGAGCGTGCTGGTGAAGCAGACCATCGcgcaccagcagcagcagctcacCAACCTGCAG ATGGCAGCAGTGACAATGGGCTTTGGAGATCCTCTCTCACCTTTGCAATCG ATGGCGGCTCAGCGGCAGCGGGCGCTGGCCATCATGTGCCGTGTCTACGTGGGCTCAATCTACTACGAGCTGGGGGAGGACACCATCCGCCAGGCCTTTGCCCCTTTTGGTCCCATCAAGAGCATCGACATGTCCTGGGACTCTGTCACCATGAAGCACAAG GGTTTTGCCTTCGTGGAGTATGAGGTCCCTGAAGCTGCACAGCTGGCCTTGGAGCAGATGAACTCGGTGATGCTGGGGGGCAGGAATATCAAG GTGGGCAGACCCAGCAACATAGGGCAGGCCCAGCCCATCATAGACCAGCTGGCTGAGGAGGCACGGGCCTTCAACCGCATCTACGTGGCCTCTGTGCACCAGGACCTCTCAGACGATGACATTAAGAGTGTGTTTGAGGCTTTTGGCAAGATCAAGTCTTGCACACTGGCCCGGGACCCCACAACTGGCAAGCACAAGGGCTATGGCTTCATTG AGTACGAGAAGGCCCAGTCGTCCCAAGATGCTGTGTCCTCCATGAACCTCTTTGATCTCGGTGGTCAGTACTTGCGGGTGGGCAAGGCCGTCACACCGCCCATGCCCCTACTCACACCGGCCACGCCTGGAGGCCTCCCACCTGCCGCTGCTGTGGCAGCTGCTGCAGCCACTGCCAAGATCACAGCTCAG GAAGCAGTGGCCGGAGCAGCAGTGTTGGGTACCCTGGGCACACCTGGACTGGTGTCCCCAGCACTGACCCTGGCCCAGCCCCTGGGGACTTTGCCCCAGGCTGTCATGGCTGCCCAGGCACCTGGAGTCATCACAG GTGTGACCCCAGCCCGTCCTCCTATTCCGGTCACCATCCCCTCAGTGGGAGTGGTGAACCCCATCCTGGCCAGCCCTCCGACGCTGGGTCTCCTGGAGcccaagaaggagaaggaagaagaggagttgTTTCCCGAGTCAGAGCGGCCAGAGATGCTGAGCGAGCAGGAGCACATGAGCATCTCGGGCAGCAGCGCCCGCCACATGGTGATGCAGAAGCTGCTCCGCAAACAGGAG TCCACAGTGATGGTTCTGCGCAACATGGTGGACCCCAAGGACATCGATGATGACCTGGAAGGGGAGGTGACAGAGGAGTGTGGCAAGTTCGGGGCCGTGAACCGCGTCATCATCTACCAAGAGAAACAAGGCGAGGAGGAAGATGCGGAAATCATTGTCAAGATCTTTGTGGAGTTTTCCATAGCCTCCGAGACTCATAAGGCCATCCAGGCTCTCAATGGGCGCTGGTTTGCTGGCCGCAAGGTGGTGGCTGAAGTGTACGACCAGGAGCGTTTTGATAACAGTGACCTCTCTGCGTGA
- the PUF60 gene encoding poly(U)-binding-splicing factor PUF60 isoform X7, whose translation MATATIALGTDSIKMENGQSTAAKLGLPPLTPEQQEALQKAKKYAMEQSIKSVLVKQTIAHQQQQLTNLQMAAVTMGFGDPLSPLQSMAAQRQRALAIMCRVYVGSIYYELGEDTIRQAFAPFGPIKSIDMSWDSVTMKHKGFAFVEYEVPEAAQLALEQMNSVMLGGRNIKVGRPSNIGQAQPIIDQLAEEARAFNRIYVASVHQDLSDDDIKSVFEAFGKIKSCTLARDPTTGKHKGYGFIEYEKAQSSQDAVSSMNLFDLGGQYLRVGKAVTPPMPLLTPATPGGLPPAAAVAAAAATAKITAQEAVAGAAVLGTLGTPGLVSPALTLAQPLGTLPQAVMAAQAPGVITGVTPARPPIPVTIPSVGVVNPILASPPTLGLLEPKKEKEEEELFPESERPEMLSEQEHMSISGSSARHMVMQKLLRKQESTVMVLRNMVDPKDIDDDLEGEVTEECGKFGAVNRVIIYQEKQGEEEDAEIIVKIFVEFSIASETHKAIQALNGRWFAGRKVVAEVYDQERFDNSDLSA comes from the exons ATGGCGACGGCGACCATAGCTCTC GGCACAGACTCCATCAAGATGGAGAACGGGCAGAGCACAGCCGCCAAGCTGGGGCTGCCTCCCCTGACGCCCGAGCAGCAGGAGGCCCTTCAGAAG GCCAAGAAGTACGCCATGGAGCAGAGCATCAAGAGCGTGCTGGTGAAGCAGACCATCGcgcaccagcagcagcagctcacCAACCTGCAG ATGGCAGCAGTGACAATGGGCTTTGGAGATCCTCTCTCACCTTTGCAATCG ATGGCGGCTCAGCGGCAGCGGGCGCTGGCCATCATGTGCCGTGTCTACGTGGGCTCAATCTACTACGAGCTGGGGGAGGACACCATCCGCCAGGCCTTTGCCCCTTTTGGTCCCATCAAGAGCATCGACATGTCCTGGGACTCTGTCACCATGAAGCACAAG GGTTTTGCCTTCGTGGAGTATGAGGTCCCTGAAGCTGCACAGCTGGCCTTGGAGCAGATGAACTCGGTGATGCTGGGGGGCAGGAATATCAAG GTGGGCAGACCCAGCAACATAGGGCAGGCCCAGCCCATCATAGACCAGCTGGCTGAGGAGGCACGGGCCTTCAACCGCATCTACGTGGCCTCTGTGCACCAGGACCTCTCAGACGATGACATTAAGAGTGTGTTTGAGGCTTTTGGCAAGATCAAGTCTTGCACACTGGCCCGGGACCCCACAACTGGCAAGCACAAGGGCTATGGCTTCATTG AGTACGAGAAGGCCCAGTCGTCCCAAGATGCTGTGTCCTCCATGAACCTCTTTGATCTCGGTGGTCAGTACTTGCGGGTGGGCAAGGCCGTCACACCGCCCATGCCCCTACTCACACCGGCCACGCCTGGAGGCCTCCCACCTGCCGCTGCTGTGGCAGCTGCTGCAGCCACTGCCAAGATCACAGCTCAG GAAGCAGTGGCCGGAGCAGCAGTGTTGGGTACCCTGGGCACACCTGGACTGGTGTCCCCAGCACTGACCCTGGCCCAGCCCCTGGGGACTTTGCCCCAGGCTGTCATGGCTGCCCAGGCACCTGGAGTCATCACAG GTGTGACCCCAGCCCGTCCTCCTATTCCGGTCACCATCCCCTCAGTGGGAGTGGTGAACCCCATCCTGGCCAGCCCTCCGACGCTGGGTCTCCTGGAGcccaagaaggagaaggaagaagaggagttgTTTCCCGAGTCAGAGCGGCCAGAGATGCTGAGCGAGCAGGAGCACATGAGCATCTCGGGCAGCAGCGCCCGCCACATGGTGATGCAGAAGCTGCTCCGCAAACAGGAG TCCACAGTGATGGTTCTGCGCAACATGGTGGACCCCAAGGACATCGATGATGACCTGGAAGGGGAGGTGACAGAGGAGTGTGGCAAGTTCGGGGCCGTGAACCGCGTCATCATCTACCAAGAGAAACAAGGCGAGGAGGAAGATGCGGAAATCATTGTCAAGATCTTTGTGGAGTTTTCCATAGCCTCCGAGACTCATAAGGCCATCCAGGCTCTCAATGGGCGCTGGTTTGCTGGCCGCAAGGTGGTGGCTGAAGTGTACGACCAGGAGCGTTTTGATAACAGTGACCTCTCTGCGTGA
- the PUF60 gene encoding poly(U)-binding-splicing factor PUF60 isoform X6, whose protein sequence is MATATIALVNGQQGGGSEPAAAAAVVAAGDKWKPPQGTDSIKMENGQSTAAKLGLPPLTPEQQEALQKAKKYAMEQSIKSVLVKQTIAHQQQQLTNLQMAAQRQRALAIMCRVYVGSIYYELGEDTIRQAFAPFGPIKSIDMSWDSVTMKHKGFAFVEYEVPEAAQLALEQMNSVMLGGRNIKVGRPSNIGQAQPIIDQLAEEARAFNRIYVASVHQDLSDDDIKSVFEAFGKIKSCTLARDPTTGKHKGYGFIEYEKAQSSQDAVSSMNLFDLGGQYLRVGKAVTPPMPLLTPATPGGLPPAAAVAAAAATAKITAQEAVAGAAVLGTLGTPGLVSPALTLAQPLGTLPQAVMAAQAPGVITGVTPARPPIPVTIPSVGVVNPILASPPTLGLLEPKKEKEEEELFPESERPEMLSEQEHMSISGSSARHMVMQKLLRKQESTVMVLRNMVDPKDIDDDLEGEVTEECGKFGAVNRVIIYQEKQGEEEDAEIIVKIFVEFSIASETHKAIQALNGRWFAGRKVVAEVYDQERFDNSDLSA, encoded by the exons ATGGCGACGGCGACCATAGCTCTC GTCAATGGCCAGCAAGGAGGGGGGTCCgagccggcggcggcggcggcagtggTGGCAGCGGGAGACAAATGGAAACCTCCACAG GGCACAGACTCCATCAAGATGGAGAACGGGCAGAGCACAGCCGCCAAGCTGGGGCTGCCTCCCCTGACGCCCGAGCAGCAGGAGGCCCTTCAGAAG GCCAAGAAGTACGCCATGGAGCAGAGCATCAAGAGCGTGCTGGTGAAGCAGACCATCGcgcaccagcagcagcagctcacCAACCTGCAG ATGGCGGCTCAGCGGCAGCGGGCGCTGGCCATCATGTGCCGTGTCTACGTGGGCTCAATCTACTACGAGCTGGGGGAGGACACCATCCGCCAGGCCTTTGCCCCTTTTGGTCCCATCAAGAGCATCGACATGTCCTGGGACTCTGTCACCATGAAGCACAAG GGTTTTGCCTTCGTGGAGTATGAGGTCCCTGAAGCTGCACAGCTGGCCTTGGAGCAGATGAACTCGGTGATGCTGGGGGGCAGGAATATCAAG GTGGGCAGACCCAGCAACATAGGGCAGGCCCAGCCCATCATAGACCAGCTGGCTGAGGAGGCACGGGCCTTCAACCGCATCTACGTGGCCTCTGTGCACCAGGACCTCTCAGACGATGACATTAAGAGTGTGTTTGAGGCTTTTGGCAAGATCAAGTCTTGCACACTGGCCCGGGACCCCACAACTGGCAAGCACAAGGGCTATGGCTTCATTG AGTACGAGAAGGCCCAGTCGTCCCAAGATGCTGTGTCCTCCATGAACCTCTTTGATCTCGGTGGTCAGTACTTGCGGGTGGGCAAGGCCGTCACACCGCCCATGCCCCTACTCACACCGGCCACGCCTGGAGGCCTCCCACCTGCCGCTGCTGTGGCAGCTGCTGCAGCCACTGCCAAGATCACAGCTCAG GAAGCAGTGGCCGGAGCAGCAGTGTTGGGTACCCTGGGCACACCTGGACTGGTGTCCCCAGCACTGACCCTGGCCCAGCCCCTGGGGACTTTGCCCCAGGCTGTCATGGCTGCCCAGGCACCTGGAGTCATCACAG GTGTGACCCCAGCCCGTCCTCCTATTCCGGTCACCATCCCCTCAGTGGGAGTGGTGAACCCCATCCTGGCCAGCCCTCCGACGCTGGGTCTCCTGGAGcccaagaaggagaaggaagaagaggagttgTTTCCCGAGTCAGAGCGGCCAGAGATGCTGAGCGAGCAGGAGCACATGAGCATCTCGGGCAGCAGCGCCCGCCACATGGTGATGCAGAAGCTGCTCCGCAAACAGGAG TCCACAGTGATGGTTCTGCGCAACATGGTGGACCCCAAGGACATCGATGATGACCTGGAAGGGGAGGTGACAGAGGAGTGTGGCAAGTTCGGGGCCGTGAACCGCGTCATCATCTACCAAGAGAAACAAGGCGAGGAGGAAGATGCGGAAATCATTGTCAAGATCTTTGTGGAGTTTTCCATAGCCTCCGAGACTCATAAGGCCATCCAGGCTCTCAATGGGCGCTGGTTTGCTGGCCGCAAGGTGGTGGCTGAAGTGTACGACCAGGAGCGTTTTGATAACAGTGACCTCTCTGCGTGA